Proteins co-encoded in one Fusarium musae strain F31 chromosome 3, whole genome shotgun sequence genomic window:
- a CDS encoding hypothetical protein (EggNog:ENOG41), which produces MSPANSLAEAHSSLYNALGIPQAGDIDCFAGRETQSQCLHTLPKRRRALIKPIVQALAVRESNDDDQRDTIDLSLRDLAKKLVCHRPAKIHTETLVFDGDKFPNPVDYAHALLTRRFYKWLKTESKENPRLVRSSQNSSTSLRERGAARMSKRNPDQSQCFIIYDTDDGEYPGDYLSDDVIESIEEDIDLSHRGASSDQDSEDEGIDECTRQTSTQRELRRPGLTRQSPLGDREIPRTPPRNHGSRYRNIYSRSPGLLSYPTPTNDACLTSPGSVTSPDPSEVFTPYSTASTPYSAFSTEGCETPRSSFRQSCYNERHMESPTRRKMQTDIDLLSSDMMKKMRLSVDDLGDQSDEAESEAESLRSRRSMTFDGTEKSPVHNIVKLLARPVSEERLGSGYVYCFAERSKPGFLKIGHVRSPEFSKSDKVERRKGEWENECKNDLVYKFRVFMPHAVRRMEALIHQTLHRKKMNASCPNTACQKTHKEWFRIEEEEACRVIEIWQQFSKLNPYGDKGELEEHWARYKLTQLDDECLWNAKSWLATEWAKLIAEAVEALMQEKQRAVEKYHAEMRQRLAVLRKAQERILI; this is translated from the coding sequence ATGAGTCCAGCGAACAGCCTTGCCGAGGCTCACAGCAGCCTGTACAACGCGCTCGGAATCCCACAGGCCGGAGACATCGACTGCTTTGCCGGGAGGGAGACCCAAAGTCAGTGCCTCCACACACTTCCAAAACGGCGACGAGCCTTGATTAAGCCAATTGTGCAAGCCCTGGCTGTTCGAGAATCTAACGATGATGACCAAAGGGATACCATTGATCTTTCTCTCCGGGACTTGGCCAAGAAACTCGTCTGCCACAGACCAGCAAAGATACACACGGAAACACTCGTGTTCGACGGAGACAAGTTTCCGAATCCCGTGGACTATGCCCACGCCTTATTGACTAGGAGGTTCTACAAATGGCTCAAGACGGAGAGCAAAGAAAATCCAAGGCTGGTACGGTCTTCTCAGAACTCATCGACTTCCCTTCGAGAACGTGGAGCAGCGCGCATGAGCAAACGAAATCCGGATCAAAGTCAATGTTTTATCATTTACGACACGGACGACGGCGAGTATCCGGGTGACTATCTAAGCGATGATGTGATTGAATCaattgaagaagacatcGATTTAAGTCACAGGGGAGCCAGTTCAGATCAAGATTCTGAAGATGAGGGGATAGACGAATGTACCCGTCAGACATCTACACAGCGGGAACTTCGACGTCCTGGACTTACTAGGCAGAGCCCACTGGGTGACAGGGAAATCCCCAGGACGCCCCCAAGAAACCACGGTTCGAGATATCGCAACATTTATTCCAGATCACCAGGCCTGCTATCATACCCAACACCCACAAACGATGCATGTCTTACTTCACCAGGGTCTGTCACCTCGCCTGATCCTAGTGAGGTCTTCACCCCATATTCGACAGCCTCGACACCATATTCTGCTTTCAGCACCGAGGGGTGCGAAACCCCACGATCTTCTTTTCGCCAGAGCTGCTATAATGAAAGACACATGGAGAGCCCAACGCGCAGAAAGATGCAGACAGATATTGACCTTCTTTCAAGCgatatgatgaagaaaatgagACTCAGCGTAGATGACTTGGGTGACCAGAGTGACGAAGCTGAATCAGAAGCGGAGTCATTGCGATCTCGTCGCTCCATGACCTTCGATGGCACGGAGAAATCGCCAGTCCATAACATCGTGAAACTCTTGGCAAGGCCAGTTTCGGAGGAGCGGTTGGGATCTGGGTATGTATATTGCTTCGCCGAAAGGTCAAAGCCTGGATTCCTCAAAATTGGACACGTAAGAAGCCCCGAGTTCAGCAAGTCTGACAAGGTTGAAAGGAGGAAGGGGGAATGGGAGAATGAATGCAAAAATGACCTGGTCTACAAATTCAGGGTCTTCATGCCACATGCTGTTAGGAGGATGGAGGCACTGATCCATCAAACGTTACACAGAAAGAAAATGAACGCCTCTTGTCCGAACACAGCCTGCCAAAAGACGCACAAGGAATGGTTCAGgatagaggaagaagaggcatgCCGAGTTATCGAGATCTGGCAACAGTTCAGCAAGTTGAATCCCTATGGTGACAAGGGCGAGTTAGAAGAGCACTGGGCACGATACAAACTGACACAGCTAGACGATGAGTGTCTCTGGAACGCCAAAAGCTGGTTAGCCACAGAGTGGGCTAAGTTGATCGCAGAGGCTGTCGAAGCCTTGATGCAAGAGAAGCA